From Xenopus laevis strain J_2021 chromosome 7L, Xenopus_laevis_v10.1, whole genome shotgun sequence, one genomic window encodes:
- the LOC121395478 gene encoding lamina-associated polypeptide 2-like — MSSRRSRSAASGSPHHRHSDRRRDDDRGREKSCRKECIFCSLPALQDKKVCQSCFDQNNTSQSSEQFNKFMSWMKDSFNKSMSDMVEKVTDNVLAKVSANQPSTSYATADLAVHIPDDSVSSDTQEEGEVDSDDELFNTSFIEPLILAMRKTLNLDVPCEPSSQPDLMFKSSKKSSVFHIHDVVKATIKSEWDVPDKRFFLSKRMKKMYPFPEDQVKQWVLPPKVDASITRVARRTTLPVDEGVSLKDPMERRQDSILKKAYSVSGSICKPCVAITSLARANKIWLNNVVEALQQKVSREEILNSLHEIQLVNDFCAEASMDILKLAARDMSLVVAARRSLWLRHWFADTPSKHNLCSLPFEGDLLFGPKLENIISKTSAGKSAFLPQDKKERRTTFRGNRPSFKDVKAYRPGRNFQRQSWKTKPQPFQVKKDSKPDRNKSF; from the coding sequence ATGAGTTCTAGACGATCTAGATCCGCTGCCAGTGGGAGCCCACATCATAGGCATTCTGATAGAAGAAGAGATGATGATCGTGGGAGGGAGAAGTCTTGTAGAAAGGAATGTATTTTCTGCTCTTTGCCGGCACTTCAAGATAAAAAAGTTTGTCAGAGCTGTTTTGATCAAAATAATACCTCCCAGTCTTCTGAGCAATTCAATAAATTCATGTCATGGATGAAggattcctttaataaatctatgtCTGACATGGTTGAAAAAGTTACAGATAATGTACTTGCTAAAGTTTCTGCCAATCAACCATCCACTTCATATGCTACAGCAGATTTAGCTGTTCACATTCCTGACGATAGTGTCTCCTCTGATACACAAGAGGAAGGGGAAGTGGATTCAGATGATGAGTTGTTTAATACATCTTTCATAGAGCCTTTAATTCTGGCCATGAGGAAAACCCTTAATTTGGATGTTCCTTGTGAACCTTCTTCCCAACCAGACCTGATGTTCAAATCTTCCAAAAAAAGCAGTGTCTTTCATATTCATGATGTTGTCAAAGCCACAATTAAATCTGAATGGGATGTCCCTGATAAAAGATTTTTTCTGTCTAAAaggatgaaaaaaatgtatccttttcCTGAGGATCAAGTTAAACAATGGGTATTACCCCCTAAGGTTGACGCTTCAATCACCAGGGTGGCAAGAAGAACAACCTTGCCTGTGGATGAAGGGGTCTCCCTAAAGGATCCTATGGAAAGACGGCAGGACTCCATCCTTAAAAAAGCCTATAGTGTTTCAGGATCTATTTGTAAACCTTGTGTGGCTATTACCTCCTTAGCTAGAGCTAATAAGATCTGGTTAAATAATGTTGTGGAAGCCTTACAGCAAAAGGTCAGCAGAGAGGAAATTCTAAACTCCcttcatgagattcaattagTCAATGATTTTTGTGCTGAAGCTTCTATGGATATCCTCAAGTTGGCAGCTAGGGATATGAGTCTGGTGGTGGCAGCTCGTAGATCCCTATGGCTCAGACATTGGTTTGCTGATACACCATCTAAGCATAACCTTTGCTCCCTCCCCTTTGAAGGAGATCTTCTTTTTGGTCCAAAATTGGAGAATATTATCTCTAAGACGTCGGCTGGCAAATCAGCCTTTCTACCCCAAGATAAGAAAGAGAGAAGAACAACTTTCAGGGGTAACAGACCTTCATTTAAAGATGTCAAAGCTTACCGCCCAGGCAGAAATTTTCAGAGGCAATCCTGGAAGACTAAGCCTCAGCCCTTTCAGGTTAAGAAAGATTCCAAACCTGATAGAAATAAATCCTTCTGA